From a region of the Nocardia sp. XZ_19_385 genome:
- a CDS encoding LCP family protein, with protein sequence MDEYRPGSEFDYSERAGKRHARRRSTREARRPHGAHRSSQPRRRGRIAMRALAGVLSAVVLAGTAVGWATESSFDNGFGRTDAIGDGPRSLGGDLNILLIGLDTRKDLDGNDLPKQILDKLHAGDGQEGGYNANTLILVHIPADMKKITAVSIPRDDYVKVSGIPGYPMVKIKEAYGLKKAAVQDQLVAQGMTDQKALEFAGREAGRASVVSAVRDLTGVPIDRFAEVSLAGFYDLSHALGGVEVCLKNPVQDLEFSGANFPAGRQRLNPEQSLAFVRQRHGLENGDLDRTHRQQAFLTSVALDLRKSGTFTDVGKLSALMDAAHRDVVLSQGWNVTDFLRTLGTAGSPAVEFRTLPILRYDEVNGQEVNIVDPAAIRREVAAAFSNTAAAPQTAPTGTVDIANSGAADGMAGTLATALSAHGYTKGTVGNGTTLTATSTIYYAPGGEADAQRLAATLGLPIAESASLADGHLKVVLGSDFTLPADLTSTPDTPDPTAAAGTPDVGKPVDTTIAGDSIPCVN encoded by the coding sequence ATGGACGAATACAGACCTGGATCCGAATTCGATTACTCCGAGCGTGCCGGCAAACGGCACGCTCGGCGCCGTTCTACCCGCGAAGCCCGCCGCCCGCACGGCGCGCACCGGAGCTCGCAGCCCCGCCGCCGCGGCCGCATCGCGATGAGAGCGCTGGCGGGCGTCCTGTCGGCGGTCGTGCTCGCGGGCACCGCCGTCGGCTGGGCCACCGAGAGCAGCTTCGACAACGGCTTCGGCCGCACCGACGCCATCGGCGACGGCCCCCGCTCCCTCGGCGGCGACCTGAACATCCTGCTGATCGGCTTGGACACCCGCAAGGATCTGGACGGCAACGACCTCCCGAAGCAGATACTGGACAAGCTGCACGCCGGCGACGGTCAAGAGGGCGGCTACAACGCCAACACCCTGATCCTGGTGCACATCCCCGCCGACATGAAGAAGATCACCGCGGTGTCCATTCCCCGCGACGACTACGTCAAGGTGTCAGGCATCCCCGGCTACCCCATGGTCAAGATCAAGGAAGCCTACGGCCTGAAAAAGGCCGCGGTGCAGGATCAACTGGTGGCTCAGGGCATGACCGACCAGAAGGCCCTGGAGTTCGCGGGCCGCGAAGCGGGCCGAGCCTCCGTTGTCAGTGCCGTGCGCGACCTGACCGGCGTCCCGATCGACCGGTTCGCCGAGGTGAGCCTGGCCGGTTTCTACGATCTGTCGCACGCGCTCGGCGGCGTCGAGGTCTGCTTGAAGAACCCGGTGCAGGATCTCGAATTCTCCGGCGCCAACTTCCCGGCGGGCCGTCAGCGCCTGAATCCGGAGCAGTCGCTGGCCTTCGTCCGCCAGCGGCACGGCCTGGAGAACGGCGACCTCGACCGCACCCATCGTCAGCAGGCCTTCCTGACCTCGGTCGCCCTGGACCTGCGCAAGTCCGGCACCTTCACCGATGTCGGCAAGCTGTCGGCCCTGATGGATGCCGCGCACCGCGACGTGGTGCTCTCCCAGGGCTGGAACGTCACCGACTTCCTGCGCACCCTCGGCACCGCCGGCAGCCCGGCCGTCGAATTCCGGACCCTCCCGATCCTGCGCTACGACGAGGTGAACGGCCAGGAAGTGAACATCGTCGACCCGGCCGCGATCCGTCGCGAGGTCGCCGCCGCGTTCAGCAATACCGCCGCGGCCCCGCAGACCGCCCCGACCGGCACCGTCGACATCGCCAACTCGGGCGCTGCCGACGGCATGGCGGGAACCCTGGCCACGGCCTTGAGCGCCCACGGCTACACGAAGGGGACTGTCGGCAACGGCACCACCCTGACCGCGACGTCCACCATCTATTACGCCCCGGGCGGCGAAGCCGACGCCCAGCGTCTGGCTGCGACCCTCGGCCTACCGATCGCGGAGTCCGCCTCGCTCGCAGACGGTCATCTGAAGGTGGTTCTGGGCAGCGATTTCACCCTGCCCGCCGACCTGACGTCCACCCCGGATACACCGGACCCGACCGCTGCGGCCGGAACTCCGGATGTCGGCAAACCGGTAGACACCACGATCGCCGGCGACTCCATCCCCTGCGTGAACTAG
- a CDS encoding aquaporin, whose product MSDAEREVVVEEVVESRAVPAGNIPPGAYPQVPEGLPVPVGKKFAAEALGTFILVMGGVGTAVLAGERVGALGVALAFGLTLMFLVYAIGPISGCHVNPAVTLGQLLMGRISTGNAIGYWISQVIGGLLSGLVLFALAKNLPSYDRAVNGLGANGWGAHSPSAETGPLGQVVIQNGYGMASMIIIEVMLTALLVFVVLASTDQISDAPLAGLSIGVTLAVIHLISIPVDNTSVNPARSLAVAWYQDGAPGQVWAFIIFPLIGGVLGALVYAMIFGRGTRETLAA is encoded by the coding sequence ATGTCTGACGCGGAGCGGGAAGTTGTAGTCGAAGAGGTCGTCGAATCCAGAGCGGTACCAGCCGGGAATATCCCCCCGGGCGCTTATCCCCAGGTCCCGGAGGGCCTCCCGGTGCCGGTGGGCAAGAAGTTCGCGGCCGAGGCGCTCGGGACGTTCATCCTGGTGATGGGCGGCGTCGGCACCGCGGTGCTGGCGGGGGAGCGGGTCGGCGCGCTGGGGGTGGCGCTCGCCTTCGGTCTCACGCTGATGTTCCTGGTCTACGCGATCGGTCCGATCTCGGGCTGCCACGTCAATCCGGCGGTGACGCTGGGGCAGCTGCTGATGGGCCGGATCTCCACCGGCAACGCGATCGGGTATTGGATCTCCCAGGTGATCGGCGGTCTGCTATCCGGTCTGGTGCTCTTCGCGCTCGCGAAGAACCTGCCCTCCTACGACCGCGCCGTGAACGGCCTCGGGGCCAACGGCTGGGGCGCGCACAGCCCGTCGGCCGAAACCGGCCCGCTCGGGCAGGTCGTCATCCAGAACGGCTACGGCATGGCGTCGATGATCATCATCGAGGTGATGCTGACCGCGCTGCTGGTCTTCGTGGTGCTGGCCTCCACCGACCAGATCTCCGACGCACCGCTGGCCGGCCTGTCCATCGGCGTCACCCTGGCCGTCATCCACCTGATCTCGATCCCGGTGGACAACACCTCGGTCAACCCGGCCCGCAGCCTCGCGGTCGCTTGGTACCAAGACGGGGCCCCCGGTCAGGTCTGGGCGTTCATCATATTTCCGCTGATCGGCGGCGTGCTCGGTGCGCTGGTGTACGCGATGATCTTCGGCCGCGGCACCCGCGAGACCCTGGCCGCCTGA
- the rpsT gene encoding 30S ribosomal protein S20, with product MANIKSQMKRIRTNEAARKRNQSVKSALRTAIRSFREAAASGDKDAAAVRLQAASKKLDKAASKGVIHANQAANKKSALALALNKI from the coding sequence GTGGCCAACATCAAGTCCCAGATGAAGCGGATCCGTACCAACGAAGCCGCTCGCAAGCGCAACCAGTCGGTCAAGTCCGCGCTGCGCACCGCGATCCGCAGCTTCCGCGAGGCTGCCGCCTCCGGCGACAAGGACGCTGCCGCCGTGCGTCTGCAGGCTGCCAGCAAGAAGCTGGACAAGGCCGCCTCGAAGGGTGTCATCCACGCCAACCAGGCTGCCAACAAGAAGTCTGCCCTCGCGCTGGCGCTGAACAAGATCTGA
- a CDS encoding PIN domain-containing protein: MDCSAWSRMNTGQLDKREVLSRYLNSKSAVVFTTVHLLELLFTAPSPRQWDQDYAEFARHPVLHHTGLTHLFAIDIQHRLWHSGKTRAAGCVDVVIAAIAVQHHVTVVHYDTDFEHIKTVVPEFDHEWVAPKGTL; this comes from the coding sequence CTGGACTGCAGCGCCTGGTCGCGAATGAACACGGGGCAGCTGGACAAACGGGAAGTTCTCAGCCGGTACCTGAACTCGAAGTCGGCGGTCGTGTTCACCACCGTCCATCTGCTCGAGTTGTTGTTCACCGCACCTAGCCCGAGGCAGTGGGACCAGGACTACGCCGAGTTCGCGCGGCATCCAGTTCTGCATCACACCGGCCTGACCCATCTGTTCGCTATCGACATCCAGCATCGGCTCTGGCACAGCGGCAAGACCCGGGCAGCCGGATGCGTAGATGTGGTCATTGCCGCCATAGCGGTCCAGCACCACGTCACCGTCGTCCACTACGACACCGACTTCGAGCACATCAAGACGGTCGTCCCGGAATTCGACCACGAGTGGGTAGCTCCGAAGGGCACATTGTGA
- the holA gene encoding DNA polymerase III subunit delta: MSERPASLQLVLGDEELLIERAIAEITRQVRAVAPDPDAIPVDRLRAGDASTAELAELLSPSLFSEDRIIVLESAAEAGKDAVAVITEAATDPPEGVVLVVLHSGGGRAKALAPALQKAGAVVHHCAKLSKGAERVEFVRAEFRAAGVRVSGEVVQVMIEAVGSELRELAAACSQLAADTGGKIDVAAVRRYYSGKAEISGFDVAELAVAGDRPAAMEALRWANDRGVPHVLLADALADSVHTIARVGSAGRGDPFKLAQSLGMPPWKVKKAQAQARNWTPATIGSALQVVATLNADVKGGAADSSYALEHALTRILDLYAAG, from the coding sequence GTGAGTGAGCGCCCCGCGTCCCTCCAGTTGGTCCTCGGCGACGAGGAGTTGCTCATCGAGCGCGCCATCGCCGAGATCACCCGCCAAGTGCGCGCCGTCGCACCGGATCCCGATGCGATCCCGGTGGATCGGTTGCGCGCCGGCGATGCGAGCACCGCGGAACTGGCCGAACTGCTGAGTCCTTCGCTGTTCTCCGAGGATCGGATAATCGTCCTGGAGTCCGCCGCCGAGGCGGGCAAGGACGCGGTCGCGGTGATCACCGAGGCGGCCACCGACCCGCCGGAGGGTGTGGTCCTGGTGGTGCTGCACTCCGGCGGCGGCCGCGCCAAGGCCCTCGCGCCCGCGCTGCAGAAGGCGGGCGCCGTGGTGCATCACTGCGCCAAGTTGTCCAAGGGCGCCGAACGGGTCGAGTTCGTGCGCGCCGAGTTCCGTGCGGCCGGTGTCCGGGTGTCCGGCGAGGTCGTGCAGGTGATGATCGAGGCCGTCGGCTCGGAGCTGCGGGAATTGGCCGCCGCCTGTTCGCAGCTGGCCGCCGACACCGGCGGCAAGATCGATGTCGCCGCCGTGCGCCGCTACTACTCCGGCAAGGCCGAGATCTCCGGTTTCGACGTCGCCGAACTCGCGGTGGCAGGCGACCGCCCGGCCGCGATGGAAGCGCTGCGCTGGGCCAACGACCGCGGCGTCCCGCATGTCCTGCTGGCCGACGCGCTCGCCGACTCGGTGCACACCATCGCGCGGGTGGGTTCGGCGGGCCGCGGCGACCCGTTCAAGCTGGCGCAGTCGCTGGGTATGCCGCCGTGGAAGGTGAAGAAGGCTCAAGCACAGGCCCGCAATTGGACGCCCGCCACCATCGGTTCCGCCCTGCAGGTCGTCGCCACCCTCAACGCCGACGTCAAGGGCGGCGCCGCGGATTCGAGCTACGCCTTGGAGCACGCGCTCACCCGCATCCTGGATCTGTACGCCGCAGGCTGA